The Flaviramulus sp. BrNp1-15 genome has a window encoding:
- the hisS gene encoding histidine--tRNA ligase — protein MAQKPSIPKGTRDFNPEQVAKRNYIFNTIRSAFETFGFQPIETPSFENSDTLMGKYGDEGDRLIFKILNSGDYLAKANEDAYNEKDSNKLTNSISEKALRYDLTVPFARYVVQHQNEIEFPFKRYQIQPVWRADRPQKGRFREFYQCDADVVGSKSLWQEVEFIQLYDTVFTALKLEDVTIKINNRKILSGIAEVIGASDKLIDFTVALDKLDKIGEEKVKEEMLSKDIPQSGIDKLAPLFTLSGSFESQIESLKGILNTSEEGKKGIEELEFINNAISQLGLTTATLQLDVTLARGLNYYTGAIFEVSAPKEVQMGSIGGGGRYDDLTSIFGRPDTSGVGISFGLDRIYLVLEELGLFPETVNKNVEVLFINFGDKEALFSLKAIKQLRLQGINAELYPDAAKMKKQMNHANKRNIPFVVLVGEEEINSSTYALKNMISGEQNKVSLEGLINHLK, from the coding sequence ATGGCTCAAAAACCAAGCATTCCAAAAGGTACCAGAGATTTTAATCCAGAACAAGTAGCAAAGCGTAATTATATATTTAATACGATTCGCAGTGCTTTTGAAACTTTTGGATTTCAACCTATTGAAACCCCAAGTTTTGAAAATTCAGATACCTTAATGGGAAAATATGGTGATGAAGGAGATCGTTTGATTTTTAAGATTTTGAATAGCGGAGATTATTTGGCTAAAGCAAATGAAGATGCTTATAATGAAAAAGATTCTAATAAATTAACTAATAGTATCTCAGAAAAAGCTTTGCGTTACGATTTAACCGTTCCTTTTGCGCGTTACGTAGTGCAACATCAAAATGAGATAGAATTTCCTTTTAAACGTTATCAAATACAACCAGTTTGGCGAGCAGACAGACCACAAAAAGGTCGTTTTAGAGAGTTTTATCAATGTGATGCCGATGTGGTTGGTAGTAAAAGTTTATGGCAAGAGGTTGAGTTTATTCAACTGTATGACACGGTTTTTACTGCTTTGAAATTAGAAGACGTTACGATTAAAATAAACAATAGAAAAATATTATCTGGAATTGCAGAGGTTATTGGTGCAAGCGATAAATTGATTGATTTTACAGTTGCACTTGATAAGCTTGATAAGATAGGAGAGGAGAAGGTTAAGGAAGAAATGCTAAGTAAAGATATTCCACAATCGGGAATCGATAAATTGGCGCCTTTATTTACTTTGTCTGGTTCTTTTGAATCACAAATTGAAAGTTTAAAAGGTATTTTAAATACTTCTGAAGAAGGAAAAAAAGGTATTGAGGAATTAGAATTTATTAATAATGCTATTTCACAATTAGGTTTAACAACTGCAACGTTACAGTTAGATGTTACACTTGCACGTGGTTTAAATTATTATACAGGAGCCATTTTTGAAGTTTCTGCACCAAAAGAAGTACAAATGGGCTCTATTGGTGGCGGTGGTCGTTATGACGATTTAACCAGTATTTTTGGAAGACCAGATACAAGTGGAGTTGGTATTAGTTTCGGTTTAGATCGTATTTATTTAGTTCTTGAAGAATTAGGTTTATTTCCAGAAACGGTAAATAAAAATGTTGAGGTTTTATTCATAAATTTTGGAGATAAAGAAGCACTATTTAGTTTAAAAGCTATTAAGCAATTACGTTTACAAGGTATTAATGCCGAATTATATCCTGATGCTGCTAAAATGAAAAAGCAAATGAATCATGCAAATAAGCGTAATATTCCGTTTGTAGTTTTAGTAGGCGAGGAGGAAATAAATTCTAGTACTTATGCACTAAAGAATATGATTTCTGGTGAGCAAAATAAAGTTTCACTTGAAGGTTTAATAAATCATTTAAAATAA